One segment of Curtobacterium sp. MR_MD2014 DNA contains the following:
- the mvaD gene encoding diphosphomevalonate decarboxylase, with the protein MTATAVAHPNIALVKYWGKADAQLALPATGSVSMGLDVFPTTTTVTLDAAADADSLVLNGGAAPEGALLRVQQFLDLVRALAGSSDRAAVVSENTVPTGAGLASSASGFAALATAASAAYGLDLSERDLSRLARRGSGSATRSIPGGVAVWHAGDDQGSYAERVPAPPMAMVVVTISAGEKAIGSREAMRRTIATSPFYPAWVTSTTETVGEMLDACAAGDFTRIGELTESNALRMHATIEGAFPPIRYLNARSVAVFDAVAELRAAGTEAYATADAGPNVVVLTKPEDRGAVATALAGLGDVIESGTGPGARVVRSEGTEAPGVGAVRPEETAE; encoded by the coding sequence ATGACCGCCACCGCCGTCGCGCACCCCAACATCGCGCTCGTGAAGTACTGGGGCAAGGCCGACGCGCAGCTCGCCCTGCCCGCCACCGGCAGCGTGTCGATGGGCCTCGACGTCTTCCCGACCACGACGACCGTGACGCTCGACGCCGCGGCGGACGCCGACTCGCTCGTGCTCAACGGCGGCGCGGCCCCCGAGGGTGCGCTGCTCCGCGTGCAGCAGTTCCTCGACCTCGTGCGGGCGCTCGCCGGGTCGTCCGACCGCGCGGCCGTCGTCTCCGAGAACACCGTGCCGACCGGCGCCGGGCTGGCCTCCAGCGCGTCCGGCTTCGCGGCCCTCGCGACCGCGGCGTCGGCGGCCTACGGGCTCGACCTGTCCGAGCGCGACCTCTCCCGGCTCGCCCGACGCGGTTCGGGGTCCGCCACGCGCTCGATCCCCGGCGGTGTCGCGGTCTGGCACGCCGGCGACGACCAGGGCTCCTACGCCGAGCGCGTCCCCGCCCCGCCGATGGCCATGGTCGTGGTGACGATCTCCGCCGGCGAGAAGGCGATCGGCTCGCGCGAGGCGATGCGCCGGACGATCGCGACCTCGCCGTTCTACCCGGCGTGGGTGACGTCGACGACCGAGACCGTGGGGGAGATGCTCGACGCCTGCGCCGCCGGTGACTTCACCCGGATCGGGGAGCTCACCGAGAGCAACGCGCTCCGCATGCACGCGACGATCGAGGGCGCCTTCCCGCCCATCCGGTACCTGAACGCCCGCAGCGTCGCCGTGTTCGACGCCGTCGCCGAGCTCCGTGCCGCCGGGACCGAGGCGTACGCCACCGCCGACGCCGGCCCGAACGTCGTGGTGCTCACGAAGCCCGAGGACCGCGGTGCCGTCGCCACCGCGCTCGCCGGTCTCGGAGACGTCATCGAGTCGGGCACCGGACCAGGCGCACGGGTCGTCCGCTCCGAAGGGACGGAGGCACCCGGAGTGGGTGCCGTCCGACCGGAGGAGACCGCCGAGTGA
- the mvk gene encoding mevalonate kinase: MTSNDTDSTATPGAGPSLRTGSASSHGKTILIGEHAVVYGVPALVLPVLDVRVTAAVTPVAPGDGSRLESTVHTGPLDTAPAAVLPTVTAVTATLRHLGAEEQHVHVRVDSAVPTARGMGSSAAVAAAVTAAVADVFGRTLDPEEHHELVQECERVAHGRPSGLDARGVVAEVPVWFEGGVVEPVPLGAVFTFVVADTGVPGHTREAVAAVRERHDADPATVDGVVDAIGALARRARGTLEDGDAQALGATMDAAHELLTELDVSSADLDRLVDAARRADALGAKLTGGGRGGCVLALVADGEHADRVSAALRAAGATETWTTTIGARA; the protein is encoded by the coding sequence ATGACCAGCAACGACACCGACAGCACCGCGACCCCGGGAGCAGGACCCAGCCTCCGCACCGGGTCAGCGTCGTCCCACGGCAAGACGATCCTGATCGGCGAGCACGCCGTGGTGTACGGCGTACCCGCGCTCGTGCTCCCCGTGCTCGACGTGCGGGTGACCGCGGCGGTGACCCCGGTGGCGCCCGGCGACGGCAGCCGGCTCGAGTCGACCGTGCACACCGGCCCCCTCGACACCGCACCGGCGGCCGTGCTGCCGACGGTGACCGCCGTGACCGCGACGCTCCGGCACCTCGGCGCCGAGGAGCAGCACGTGCACGTCCGGGTCGACAGTGCCGTGCCGACCGCCCGGGGCATGGGTTCGAGCGCCGCCGTCGCCGCCGCCGTGACCGCCGCCGTGGCCGACGTCTTCGGTCGGACCCTCGACCCCGAGGAGCACCACGAACTCGTGCAGGAGTGCGAGCGCGTCGCCCACGGCCGCCCCTCCGGACTCGATGCCCGAGGGGTCGTCGCCGAGGTGCCCGTGTGGTTCGAGGGCGGCGTGGTCGAGCCCGTCCCGCTCGGCGCGGTGTTCACCTTCGTCGTCGCGGACACCGGTGTCCCGGGGCACACGCGCGAGGCAGTCGCGGCCGTCCGGGAACGGCACGACGCCGACCCCGCCACGGTCGACGGCGTCGTCGATGCGATCGGCGCACTCGCGCGACGCGCACGGGGGACACTCGAGGATGGCGATGCCCAGGCCCTCGGTGCCACGATGGACGCCGCGCACGAACTGCTCACCGAACTCGACGTGTCGAGCGCGGACCTCGACCGGCTCGTCGACGCCGCACGCCGTGCGGACGCCCTCGGCGCGAAGCTCACCGGCGGTGGGCGCGGCGGATGCGTCCTCGCGCTCGTCGCGGACGGGGAGCACGCCGACCGCGTGTCCGCCGCACTCCGTGCCGCGGGCGCGACGGAGACCTGGACCACCACGATCGGAGCCCGCGCTTGA
- a CDS encoding organic hydroperoxide resistance protein encodes MDVLYTAEALATGEGRNGHVATSDGRVEHDLAIPKEMGGSGNGANPEQLFAAGYAACFHSALQGVARAQKVKITDSTVGGRVSIGPNGQGGYQLAVMLEVVIPGLEHDQAQALADAAHQVCPYSNATRGNIDVTIVVSED; translated from the coding sequence ATGGACGTCCTCTACACCGCCGAGGCGCTCGCCACCGGCGAGGGCCGCAACGGCCACGTCGCCACCAGCGACGGCCGCGTCGAGCACGACCTCGCCATCCCGAAGGAGATGGGTGGCTCCGGCAACGGCGCCAACCCCGAGCAGCTCTTCGCAGCCGGCTACGCCGCGTGCTTCCACTCCGCGCTGCAGGGCGTCGCCCGCGCGCAGAAGGTGAAGATCACCGACTCGACCGTCGGTGGCCGCGTCTCCATCGGCCCGAACGGCCAGGGCGGCTACCAGCTCGCCGTCATGCTCGAGGTCGTCATCCCCGGCCTGGAGCACGACCAGGCCCAGGCCCTCGCGGACGCCGCGCACCAGGTCTGCCCGTACTCGAACGCCACCCGCGGCAACATCGACGTCACCATCGTCGTCTCGGAGGACTGA
- a CDS encoding MarR family winged helix-turn-helix transcriptional regulator — translation MPVTDEMVCFSLYAASRATTQAYRALLEPWGLTYPQYLVLVTLWIEGDQTVSTLGEHLQLDSGTLSPLLRRMERADLVRRERRSTDERVVTVTLGDRGRSIRPELAHVPARIAAGMGLSDEQAALELIATLQRLTATMHAAADDTATTTTDAPTASDD, via the coding sequence ATGCCGGTGACCGACGAGATGGTGTGCTTCTCGCTCTACGCGGCGTCCCGGGCGACCACCCAGGCGTACCGCGCACTGCTGGAGCCCTGGGGACTGACGTACCCCCAGTACCTCGTCCTCGTGACCCTGTGGATCGAGGGCGACCAGACCGTCTCCACGCTCGGCGAGCACCTGCAGCTCGACTCGGGCACCCTGTCGCCGCTGCTCCGGCGCATGGAGCGGGCCGACCTGGTCCGCCGCGAGCGCCGCAGCACCGACGAGCGCGTCGTGACCGTCACGCTCGGCGACCGCGGTCGCTCGATCCGCCCCGAGCTCGCCCACGTCCCCGCGCGCATCGCCGCGGGCATGGGCCTGTCCGACGAGCAGGCCGCCCTCGAGCTCATCGCGACGCTCCAGCGCCTGACGGCGACCATGCACGCCGCGGCCGACGACACCGCCACCACGACCACCGACGCCCCCACAGCGTCGGACGACTGA
- a CDS encoding DUF4396 domain-containing protein, whose amino-acid sequence MTELQVGDLPTTLTAVCAVLLVVAVGCALVVAVDVVRHPPHMRVMALVWPLTMLFGSVVWLVFYLRRGRATVGGHGRWAGTAIDTSHCGAGCALGDLVGEFGLVAFPALGTLVGLGTLYQDRMFAGWIIDFVIAFVVGIAFQYAAIAPMRELGWRDGLVAALKADTLSITAWQVGMYGAMAVLQFALLPAVLGGRVGVLTPEFWVAMQVAMVAGFVCSYPMNALLVRKGLKEAM is encoded by the coding sequence ATGACCGAACTGCAGGTGGGCGACCTGCCGACGACGCTGACCGCGGTCTGCGCGGTGCTCCTCGTGGTGGCGGTCGGCTGCGCGCTCGTCGTCGCGGTCGACGTCGTCCGACACCCACCGCACATGCGGGTGATGGCGCTCGTCTGGCCGCTGACGATGCTCTTCGGCAGCGTGGTGTGGCTGGTCTTCTACCTCCGCCGGGGCCGTGCGACGGTGGGCGGTCACGGCCGGTGGGCGGGCACGGCGATCGACACGAGCCACTGCGGCGCCGGGTGTGCGCTCGGTGACCTCGTCGGCGAGTTCGGGCTCGTCGCCTTCCCGGCCCTCGGCACCCTCGTCGGGCTCGGTACGCTCTACCAGGACCGCATGTTCGCCGGGTGGATCATCGACTTCGTCATCGCGTTCGTCGTCGGTATCGCGTTCCAGTACGCGGCGATCGCGCCGATGCGCGAGCTCGGCTGGCGGGACGGGCTCGTCGCCGCGCTGAAGGCCGACACCCTCAGCATCACCGCGTGGCAGGTCGGCATGTACGGCGCGATGGCGGTGCTGCAGTTCGCGCTGCTGCCGGCGGTGCTCGGTGGCCGCGTCGGCGTGCTGACACCCGAGTTCTGGGTCGCGATGCAGGTCGCGATGGTCGCCGGGTTCGTCTGCTCGTACCCGATGAACGCGCTCCTGGTGCGGAAGGGGCTGAAGGAGGCGATGTGA
- a CDS encoding zinc-binding dehydrogenase, which produces MRAVVHETFGEPADVLTVAERPVPQPGPGQVLVRTVLSPIHNHDLWTIRGTYGFKPELPAASGTEALGVVEALGEGVDRLQVGQRVAGGTFGVWAEYYVADAAGLVPVPDAMPDESAAQLVSMPFSAISLLHSLDLHEGDWIIQNAANGAVGRMVAQLGKARGINVIGLVRRAEGVEELREQGIDRIVATDSEGWQDQVRELTGGAPIIAGVESVGGKAAGDIASVMGENGTLVVFGAMASPTLEIPSGKVIFGQLTVKGFWGAVVSKTMPAELKGQLFGELITRVLDGSLTLPVSETFVFEDARDAARASDTAGRVGKVLLRP; this is translated from the coding sequence ATGCGTGCCGTCGTCCACGAGACCTTCGGCGAGCCAGCCGACGTCCTGACCGTCGCCGAGCGCCCCGTCCCGCAGCCCGGCCCCGGCCAGGTGCTCGTCCGCACGGTGCTCTCCCCCATCCACAACCACGACCTGTGGACGATCCGCGGCACCTACGGGTTCAAGCCCGAGCTCCCCGCGGCCAGCGGCACCGAGGCGCTCGGCGTCGTCGAGGCCCTGGGCGAGGGCGTCGACCGCCTGCAGGTCGGCCAGCGCGTCGCGGGCGGCACCTTCGGCGTCTGGGCCGAGTACTACGTCGCCGACGCCGCCGGGCTCGTCCCCGTGCCGGACGCCATGCCCGACGAGTCCGCCGCGCAGCTCGTCTCGATGCCGTTCAGCGCGATCAGCCTGCTGCACTCGCTCGACCTGCACGAGGGCGATTGGATCATCCAGAACGCCGCGAACGGCGCCGTCGGCCGCATGGTCGCGCAGCTCGGCAAGGCCCGCGGCATCAACGTGATCGGTCTGGTCCGTCGCGCCGAGGGCGTCGAGGAACTGCGGGAGCAGGGCATCGACCGCATCGTCGCCACCGACTCCGAGGGCTGGCAGGACCAGGTCCGCGAGCTCACCGGCGGTGCCCCGATCATCGCGGGCGTCGAGTCCGTCGGCGGGAAGGCCGCGGGCGACATCGCCTCGGTCATGGGCGAGAACGGCACGCTCGTCGTCTTCGGCGCCATGGCGTCGCCGACGCTCGAGATCCCGTCCGGCAAGGTCATCTTCGGCCAGCTCACCGTCAAGGGGTTCTGGGGCGCCGTCGTCAGCAAGACGATGCCGGCCGAGCTCAAGGGCCAGCTCTTCGGCGAGCTCATCACCCGCGTGCTCGACGGATCGCTGACGCTCCCCGTCTCCGAGACCTTCGTCTTCGAGGACGCCCGCGACGCGGCGCGTGCCAGCGACACCGCCGGCCGTGTCGGCAAGGTGCTGCTGCGCCCGTAG
- a CDS encoding phosphomevalonate kinase, with amino-acid sequence MIEFRAHGKLFVAGEYAVVEPGQPSVLIALDRAITARVREGHGSGSVHSEEYGHLPLTWTRDEDGLALDREHHPYDYVMATIDLVEKLRAERGIAPRFHDLRIESQLDDASGRKFGLGSSAAVTVATVGALDRFYGIGLSQRDRFRVALLATVRVNPRASGGDLAASTFGGWLRYSAPDRERLVAMLDSRSVTAILDDTDAWTGFDVQRLPAPADLELLVGWTGSPASTTKLVSVVRKHRNGGYQAFLDDSRACVDDLTTGLRTGDAAMTLDALRRARVLMQRLGASVGSQIETERLATLCDVVESAGGAAKPSGAGGGDCGIALVPADTDLAGIHRAWEAHDIRHLSVAVQAPEGSVE; translated from the coding sequence GTGATCGAGTTCCGCGCCCACGGCAAGCTGTTCGTCGCGGGCGAGTACGCCGTCGTCGAGCCCGGGCAGCCGTCCGTGCTCATCGCCCTCGACCGGGCCATCACCGCCCGGGTGCGCGAGGGCCACGGTTCCGGGAGCGTGCACTCCGAGGAGTACGGACACCTCCCGCTGACGTGGACCCGCGACGAGGACGGCCTGGCGCTGGACCGCGAGCACCACCCCTACGACTACGTCATGGCGACGATCGACCTGGTCGAGAAGCTCCGGGCCGAGCGTGGGATCGCACCACGGTTCCACGACCTGCGCATCGAGAGCCAGCTCGACGACGCCAGCGGTCGGAAGTTCGGACTCGGATCCTCGGCCGCGGTCACCGTCGCCACGGTCGGCGCACTCGACCGGTTCTACGGCATCGGGCTCTCGCAGCGGGACCGCTTCCGGGTCGCGCTGCTCGCGACCGTCCGGGTCAACCCGCGCGCGTCCGGCGGCGACCTCGCCGCGAGCACCTTCGGCGGCTGGCTCCGCTACAGCGCACCGGACCGCGAGCGCCTGGTGGCCATGCTCGACAGCCGTTCCGTGACCGCGATCCTCGACGACACCGACGCCTGGACCGGCTTCGACGTGCAGCGCCTGCCCGCGCCGGCGGACCTCGAACTCCTCGTCGGCTGGACGGGCTCGCCGGCGTCGACGACGAAGCTCGTCAGCGTGGTCCGGAAGCACCGCAACGGCGGGTACCAGGCGTTCCTCGACGACAGCCGCGCCTGCGTCGACGACCTGACCACGGGCCTCCGGACCGGCGACGCCGCGATGACGCTCGACGCCCTGCGGCGCGCCCGCGTGCTCATGCAGCGCCTCGGCGCGTCCGTCGGCTCGCAGATCGAGACCGAGCGGCTCGCGACCCTGTGCGACGTCGTCGAGTCGGCCGGCGGGGCGGCGAAGCCGTCCGGTGCCGGCGGCGGCGACTGCGGCATCGCGCTCGTCCCGGCGGACACCGACCTCGCCGGCATCCACCGCGCCTGGGAGGCGCACGACATCAGACACCTCAGCGTCGCGGTGCAAGCGCCCGAAGGGAGCGTCGAATGA
- a CDS encoding hydroxymethylglutaryl-CoA reductase yields MTDLLTPIPTKWVGPIRVSGNAVEGEHEVPLATYESPLWPSVGRGARISRMVEGGIVATVVDERMTRSVVVKADSAAAAHIAAGRILARQDELEQIVAGQSRFAKLIEVHPEIVGDLLFLRFAFTTGDASGHNMVTQAADKLLPAILAWEPGLRYVSVSGNFCTDKKATAVNGIRGRGRNTIAEIVIPGEIVEKRLRSSAARIAELNVAKNLVGSTIAGALRSANAHYANMLLGFYLATGQDAANIVEGSQGITYAEARGDDLYFSTALPHLIVGTVGNGKGGDLPVVEDALVRLGCREDREPGANARRLAALCAATVLCGELSLLAAQTNPGELMAAHVAMERRGSKPAGGAA; encoded by the coding sequence ATGACCGACCTGCTGACCCCGATCCCCACGAAGTGGGTGGGGCCGATCCGCGTGAGCGGCAACGCCGTCGAGGGCGAGCACGAGGTGCCCCTCGCCACGTACGAGTCGCCGCTGTGGCCGTCCGTCGGTCGCGGTGCCCGCATCTCGCGCATGGTCGAGGGCGGCATCGTCGCGACCGTCGTCGACGAGCGCATGACCCGCTCGGTCGTCGTGAAGGCCGACAGCGCCGCCGCTGCGCACATCGCGGCAGGCCGCATCCTCGCGCGCCAGGACGAACTCGAGCAGATCGTCGCCGGGCAGAGCCGCTTCGCGAAGCTCATCGAGGTGCACCCCGAGATCGTCGGCGACCTGCTGTTCCTGCGCTTCGCGTTCACCACGGGCGACGCCTCCGGCCACAACATGGTGACGCAGGCGGCGGACAAGCTCCTGCCCGCGATCCTCGCGTGGGAGCCGGGCCTGCGCTACGTCAGCGTCTCGGGCAACTTCTGCACGGACAAGAAGGCCACCGCGGTGAACGGCATCCGCGGTCGCGGCCGGAACACGATCGCCGAGATCGTGATCCCGGGGGAGATCGTCGAGAAGCGGCTGCGGTCGAGCGCTGCGCGGATCGCGGAGCTCAACGTGGCGAAGAACCTGGTCGGCTCGACCATCGCCGGGGCCCTGCGCTCCGCGAACGCGCACTACGCGAACATGCTCCTCGGCTTCTACCTGGCCACCGGGCAGGACGCCGCCAACATCGTCGAGGGCTCGCAGGGCATCACCTACGCCGAGGCCCGCGGTGACGACCTCTACTTCTCCACGGCGCTGCCGCACCTCATCGTCGGCACGGTCGGCAACGGCAAGGGCGGGGACCTGCCCGTCGTCGAGGACGCCCTGGTGCGCCTCGGCTGCCGTGAGGACCGGGAGCCCGGTGCCAACGCCCGCCGCCTGGCCGCCCTGTGCGCGGCGACGGTGCTCTGCGGTGAGCTGTCCCTGCTCGCCGCCCAGACCAACCCGGGCGAGCTGATGGCGGCGCACGTCGCCATGGAACGTCGCGGGTCGAAGCCCGCAGGAGGTGCAGCATGA
- a CDS encoding DUF7882 family protein: MGQIVYDGEVLDLRVDDRALTHLQIVIVNMLRRDHRFVFSWKDDVLHGDGRSSVWLHPNVSLRFTFAGSRVPAINRSWLEELYAAATSGAGLVLVPEPPDTSTAADSAWSRAVVPGAAESASAGDTE; encoded by the coding sequence ATGGGTCAGATCGTCTACGACGGTGAGGTGCTCGACCTGCGGGTCGACGACCGCGCGCTCACGCACCTGCAGATCGTCATCGTGAACATGCTGCGGCGCGACCACCGCTTCGTGTTCTCGTGGAAGGACGACGTGCTCCACGGCGACGGGCGCAGCTCCGTCTGGCTGCACCCGAACGTCAGCCTGCGGTTCACCTTCGCGGGCAGCCGGGTGCCCGCGATCAACCGCAGCTGGCTCGAGGAGCTCTACGCGGCGGCGACCTCCGGTGCCGGGCTCGTGCTCGTGCCCGAGCCACCGGACACGAGCACCGCGGCGGACTCCGCGTGGTCCCGGGCGGTCGTCCCGGGGGCGGCGGAGTCCGCGTCCGCCGGCGACACGGAGTAG
- a CDS encoding hydroxymethylglutaryl-CoA synthase: MSAQQRDARQPLSVGIHDIAIATGHHVLELDDLAERLGVDPAKYHVGIGQDAFSVPAPDEDIVTMGAAAAKEVIDRHGVEGIRTVLFATESGVDQSKAAGVYVHGLLGLPQNVRVVELKQACYGGTAAVQLALGIIARAPHERVLVIAADVARYDVDTAAEPTQGAGAAAILVSADPDLIEIEPAAGVFTADVDDFWRPNDRSTALVDGRLSVSAYVDAFVGAWDDLASQGGPAYEDIVRFVHHQPFTKMALKAHRKLTQHVGVPFDESELAIGFTYNKQTGNTYTASLWIGLAALLDLDDDLGGERIALFSYGSGSVGELITGIVRPDYRSHRREGRVHALLAARTPLTVDAYRELHAAGAATSEDVERPRVTAAPYRFAGVRGGARHYEATAQD, from the coding sequence ATGAGCGCCCAGCAGCGCGACGCACGGCAGCCGCTGTCCGTCGGCATCCACGACATCGCGATCGCGACCGGCCACCACGTGCTCGAGCTCGACGACCTGGCCGAACGGCTCGGTGTCGACCCGGCGAAGTACCACGTCGGCATCGGGCAGGACGCGTTCAGCGTCCCCGCGCCCGACGAGGACATCGTCACCATGGGTGCCGCCGCCGCGAAGGAGGTCATCGACCGCCACGGCGTCGAGGGCATCCGCACGGTGCTGTTCGCGACCGAGTCGGGCGTCGACCAGTCCAAGGCCGCCGGTGTCTACGTGCACGGGCTCCTCGGCCTCCCGCAGAACGTCCGCGTGGTCGAGCTGAAGCAGGCCTGCTACGGCGGGACCGCGGCCGTGCAGCTCGCCCTGGGCATCATCGCGCGCGCACCCCACGAGCGGGTCCTCGTCATCGCCGCCGACGTCGCCCGGTACGACGTCGACACCGCCGCCGAGCCCACCCAGGGCGCCGGGGCCGCCGCGATCCTGGTGTCCGCGGACCCCGACCTCATCGAGATCGAGCCCGCCGCGGGCGTCTTCACCGCCGACGTCGACGACTTCTGGCGACCGAACGACCGCTCGACGGCGCTCGTCGACGGCCGGCTGTCGGTCAGCGCGTACGTCGACGCGTTCGTCGGGGCGTGGGACGACCTGGCGTCGCAGGGCGGCCCGGCGTACGAGGACATCGTGCGCTTCGTCCACCACCAGCCGTTCACGAAGATGGCGCTCAAGGCGCACCGGAAGCTCACGCAGCACGTCGGGGTGCCCTTCGACGAGTCCGAGCTCGCGATCGGCTTCACCTACAACAAGCAGACCGGCAACACCTACACGGCGTCGCTCTGGATCGGCCTCGCGGCGCTGCTCGACCTCGACGACGACCTGGGCGGCGAGCGGATCGCCCTGTTCAGCTACGGCTCGGGCAGCGTCGGGGAGCTCATCACCGGGATCGTCCGGCCCGACTACCGCTCCCACCGCCGCGAGGGCCGGGTCCACGCACTGCTCGCGGCGCGCACCCCGCTGACGGTCGACGCGTACCGGGAGCTGCACGCTGCCGGTGCCGCCACGAGCGAGGACGTCGAGCGGCCCCGCGTCACGGCTGCGCCGTACCGCTTCGCGGGTGTACGCGGCGGTGCGCGGCACTACGAGGCGACCGCGCAGGACTGA